A section of the Ciceribacter thiooxidans genome encodes:
- a CDS encoding DUF3168 domain-containing protein, with amino-acid sequence MSVGQELWDAVRGAMLADAAVMALVNAVYDKVPDSPWGDKNAYISRGPFYGIPDDAECIDGQEITVQLDIWSRRPDRWSMDDMIAAVRAVLHEQDFDLGTSALVSLRVSLWRIIDDPDPLTVHGVVQLDALVEAA; translated from the coding sequence ATGAGCGTCGGTCAGGAGCTATGGGATGCGGTGCGCGGAGCGATGCTTGCCGATGCCGCGGTCATGGCACTGGTCAATGCCGTCTATGACAAGGTGCCGGACAGTCCATGGGGCGACAAGAACGCCTATATCAGCCGTGGGCCCTTCTACGGCATTCCCGATGATGCGGAGTGCATCGACGGGCAGGAGATCACGGTGCAGCTCGATATCTGGTCGCGCCGGCCCGACCGCTGGTCGATGGACGACATGATCGCCGCCGTTCGTGCCGTGCTGCACGAGCAGGATTTCGATCTCGGAACATCGGCGCTTGTCAGCCTGCGGGTGTCGCTGTGGCGGATCATCGATGATCCGGACCCTCTGACCGTGCACGGCGTCGTGCAGCTCGACGCGCTGGTCGAGGCCGCATGA
- a CDS encoding phage major capsid protein — protein sequence MKTGKFIATLCVAAIACAFIAFTVSGAVDFTALVHTPHALGTSLAMTMAPALNHRARGLTGVRADSSNAAAILAELKQTFEAFKAERDAELKGINAKLADVVQTEKVDRINSEVTKLQKALDDVNATLAAIKIGGGSGDAVDPAKAEHAATFNKWFRKGDRAVDADIRDLEVKASLSTLSDPDGGYVVPEEMSNTIDRVVGTVSAMRSIATAMTISTDTYKKLVNMGGADAGWVGEKDARPETATPTLRELVFNTAEIYANPAATQTLLDDARVDIAAWLANEVSITFAEQEGAAFISGNGVMKPRGILAYDTVANASYAWGKIGFTATGAAADFAATNPADALISLFYSLKEGYRNGASWLTSDAVMETVRKFKDGQGNYLWAPPSGPANVATILGKPVATDDNMPALGANAFPVAFGNFQRGYLIIDRFGIRVLRDPYTNKPYVHFYTTKRVGGGVQNFEAIKLLKCST from the coding sequence ATGAAAACCGGAAAATTCATCGCGACACTCTGTGTCGCAGCGATCGCCTGCGCCTTCATCGCGTTTACCGTGTCCGGCGCCGTCGATTTCACCGCCCTCGTGCACACTCCCCATGCCCTCGGCACGTCGCTCGCAATGACGATGGCGCCTGCGCTCAATCACCGGGCTCGTGGCCTCACGGGCGTCCGCGCCGACAGCAGCAACGCCGCGGCTATCCTTGCCGAACTCAAGCAGACGTTCGAGGCTTTCAAGGCCGAGCGTGATGCGGAGCTGAAAGGCATCAATGCAAAACTGGCGGACGTCGTTCAGACGGAAAAGGTCGATCGCATCAATTCTGAGGTGACGAAGCTCCAGAAGGCACTCGACGATGTGAATGCGACCCTCGCCGCCATCAAGATCGGCGGCGGATCCGGCGATGCTGTCGACCCAGCCAAGGCAGAGCACGCGGCCACTTTCAACAAGTGGTTCCGCAAGGGAGATCGTGCGGTTGATGCCGATATCCGCGACCTCGAGGTCAAGGCATCGCTCTCGACTCTTTCCGATCCGGACGGCGGCTACGTGGTTCCGGAGGAGATGTCGAACACGATCGACCGTGTCGTCGGCACCGTGTCGGCAATGCGCAGCATCGCCACCGCCATGACCATTTCCACCGACACCTACAAGAAGCTCGTCAATATGGGCGGCGCGGATGCCGGATGGGTCGGCGAGAAGGATGCACGGCCGGAGACTGCGACACCGACCTTGCGCGAGCTGGTTTTCAACACGGCGGAAATCTACGCGAACCCCGCCGCAACGCAGACTCTGCTCGACGACGCCCGCGTCGATATCGCGGCCTGGCTGGCAAACGAGGTTTCGATCACGTTTGCCGAACAGGAAGGTGCTGCCTTCATCAGCGGTAACGGCGTGATGAAACCCCGCGGCATTCTTGCCTACGACACGGTCGCCAATGCATCCTATGCCTGGGGCAAGATCGGTTTTACCGCTACTGGTGCCGCCGCCGATTTTGCGGCGACCAATCCTGCCGATGCACTGATCTCGCTTTTCTACAGCCTGAAAGAGGGCTACCGGAATGGTGCGTCCTGGCTGACGTCGGATGCCGTCATGGAAACGGTCCGCAAGTTCAAGGACGGACAGGGCAACTATCTCTGGGCGCCTCCGAGCGGCCCGGCGAACGTCGCCACCATCCTCGGAAAGCCGGTCGCGACCGATGACAACATGCCGGCACTCGGCGCGAATGCCTTCCCGGTCGCTTTCGGTAATTTCCAGCGCGGGTACCTGATCATCGATCGGTTCGGCATCCGCGTCCTGCGCGACCCCTATACCAACAAGCCGTACGTGCACTTCTACACGACGAAGCGCGTGGGCGGCGGCGTGCAGAACTTCGAGGCGATCAAGCTCCTGAAGTGCTCGACGTAA
- a CDS encoding tape measure protein, with the protein MAKASAIANKRMAQVEKRFMQANKNVSSSMLGLGRGMLAAFAGGTIVREMIELSDSATRIDNALKVAGLSGAELERVYKGLAKAAMDNAVPLETLAVLYGKAAQAQKELGVTTEELGGFTNNVALALRVAGTDAQAASGALLQLGQALGSGTVHAEEFGSILEGAPTIAQAAAAGLKEAGGSVSKLKQLVVDGAISSRTFFRAFEAGSVILEEKVAGSTFTVGQATTNLWNSLTDVAREFNNSTWAAKRFAGGINDVATVIQDVDVSGFIERIRTAKSEFEDFLHSAGNADAFKALNEALGGADAEGRAFNPDVSEAETKIAGLEREIKILQERIKLNTSLDINNTEALARLAEVRSELARLRADAANMPETVEGISTVGDPLTGSTNGLMGGSSTRGGRRKPVVVDPVSVKDNPPPPGKSKSGSKSKVSDYEREVEQIRERTAAITAETSAMASLNPLIDDFGYTLEYARAKQELLSAAQKAGLDITPKLEQSIDAMASGYANAAAEAEKLAQKQDKIVERADFFAQTTYDAFSKLIPKIETGNEALDGFLNTLIEAVAQAALLGTGPFAGVGGGGGLLGSLFQAFPFADGGVARFGKPLKTFANGGVSRTAAIFGETGRAEAAVPLPDGRRIPVDLRAPARTGGGDTLTLNMNVSVAGTGDKELIANMEAAADRSTQKALKRYDGRLPYRIQEINRNPNKIK; encoded by the coding sequence ATGGCGAAGGCCAGCGCGATCGCGAACAAGCGCATGGCGCAGGTCGAGAAGCGATTTATGCAGGCAAACAAGAACGTTTCGTCAAGCATGCTTGGGCTTGGACGGGGCATGCTGGCTGCCTTTGCTGGCGGAACAATCGTGAGAGAAATGATCGAACTCTCCGATTCGGCCACACGTATCGATAATGCGTTGAAGGTTGCTGGACTTTCCGGTGCCGAGCTGGAGCGCGTCTATAAGGGTCTTGCCAAAGCTGCGATGGATAATGCTGTTCCGCTGGAAACGCTCGCTGTCCTCTATGGAAAGGCCGCTCAGGCACAGAAGGAGCTCGGCGTCACAACCGAGGAATTGGGTGGGTTTACCAACAACGTCGCGCTGGCGCTGCGCGTTGCCGGCACCGATGCACAGGCCGCGAGTGGCGCATTGCTGCAGCTCGGCCAGGCACTCGGAAGCGGCACGGTCCATGCAGAAGAATTCGGATCAATCCTCGAAGGTGCGCCGACGATCGCCCAGGCGGCCGCGGCCGGTCTCAAGGAGGCAGGCGGTTCCGTCTCCAAGCTGAAACAGTTGGTCGTCGACGGCGCGATCTCGTCCCGCACATTCTTTCGCGCATTCGAGGCCGGATCAGTCATCCTCGAGGAGAAGGTCGCAGGCTCGACGTTCACGGTCGGTCAGGCAACAACGAATCTGTGGAATTCTTTGACTGACGTCGCGCGCGAATTCAACAATTCCACATGGGCGGCAAAAAGGTTCGCCGGCGGGATCAACGACGTCGCGACTGTTATTCAGGATGTCGATGTTTCTGGCTTCATCGAGCGCATCAGAACGGCGAAATCGGAATTCGAAGACTTTCTTCACTCCGCCGGAAATGCTGATGCATTCAAGGCCTTGAACGAAGCGCTTGGAGGTGCTGACGCGGAAGGCAGGGCATTCAACCCGGACGTATCCGAGGCTGAAACGAAAATCGCCGGATTGGAGCGTGAGATCAAGATCCTGCAAGAGCGTATTAAACTGAATACGAGCCTTGATATCAACAATACGGAGGCGCTCGCACGCCTTGCGGAGGTACGTTCCGAGCTTGCCAGACTCAGAGCCGACGCCGCGAACATGCCGGAAACGGTCGAGGGAATTTCCACGGTTGGAGATCCGCTTACCGGAAGCACTAACGGCCTGATGGGCGGTTCTTCGACGCGTGGCGGGCGGCGCAAGCCGGTCGTCGTCGATCCCGTATCTGTCAAAGACAACCCGCCACCGCCCGGCAAGTCGAAATCCGGATCGAAGTCTAAGGTCAGTGATTACGAGCGCGAGGTCGAGCAGATCCGGGAGCGGACGGCGGCGATCACCGCCGAGACATCGGCGATGGCCTCGCTCAATCCGCTGATCGACGATTTCGGCTATACGCTGGAATATGCGCGCGCGAAGCAGGAACTGCTTTCGGCAGCGCAGAAAGCCGGCCTCGACATCACGCCGAAGCTAGAGCAGAGCATCGACGCCATGGCATCCGGCTACGCCAATGCCGCGGCGGAGGCGGAGAAGCTCGCGCAGAAGCAGGACAAGATCGTCGAACGGGCCGACTTCTTCGCCCAGACGACCTATGACGCCTTTTCCAAGCTCATCCCGAAAATTGAAACGGGTAACGAGGCTCTCGACGGTTTCCTGAACACGCTGATCGAAGCCGTCGCCCAGGCGGCACTGCTCGGGACCGGACCATTCGCCGGCGTCGGCGGCGGGGGCGGGCTGCTCGGAAGCCTGTTTCAGGCCTTTCCCTTCGCAGACGGCGGCGTCGCCCGGTTCGGCAAGCCGCTCAAGACATTCGCCAATGGCGGCGTTTCCAGAACGGCGGCGATTTTCGGCGAGACGGGGCGTGCCGAGGCGGCCGTGCCGCTCCCGGATGGCCGGCGCATTCCCGTCGATCTGCGCGCCCCGGCCCGTACAGGCGGAGGGGATACGCTTACCCTGAACATGAATGTCTCCGTGGCCGGAACAGGGGACAAGGAACTGATCGCCAACATGGAGGCGGCCGCCGATCGCTCCACTCAGAAGGCCCTCAAGCGGTATGACGGTCGCCTTCCATACAGAATTCAGGAAATCAACCGCAATCCAAACAAGATCAAGTAG
- a CDS encoding head maturation protease, ClpP-related produces the protein MSLRQLPEAKTFQRPQNFQWDAPSDVLAKWAEVPMAAGEESDNTITMFEVIGEDWWTGGGVTAKRVSAALRSIGSKDVTVKINSPGGDMFEGIAIYNLLRNHPAKVTVEVLGWAASAASIIAMAGDEIRMGLGTFMMVHNAWGVVVGNRHDMREAASLFDGFDSAIADIYEARTGMKRKDIEKLMDAETFMGPSEAVEKGFADTVDNAIDSSSSANTKNMDRGLMARRQTEAALARAGFTRDKRSELLSEIGASAAPRDASRHSAARDAGIDLAAIRQLIETIRT, from the coding sequence ATGAGTTTGCGACAGTTGCCCGAGGCAAAGACATTCCAGCGCCCGCAGAATTTTCAGTGGGACGCCCCGTCGGATGTGCTCGCAAAATGGGCAGAGGTACCCATGGCCGCCGGCGAAGAGTCCGACAATACGATCACCATGTTCGAGGTGATCGGTGAGGATTGGTGGACCGGCGGCGGCGTCACCGCCAAACGCGTGTCGGCGGCATTGCGCTCGATCGGCAGCAAGGACGTGACGGTCAAGATCAACTCTCCCGGCGGTGACATGTTCGAGGGGATCGCGATCTACAACCTGCTCCGCAATCATCCTGCCAAGGTGACCGTCGAAGTGCTTGGCTGGGCGGCCTCGGCGGCATCCATCATCGCCATGGCCGGCGACGAAATCCGCATGGGTCTCGGTACCTTCATGATGGTGCACAATGCCTGGGGTGTCGTCGTCGGAAACCGGCACGACATGCGCGAGGCAGCATCGCTCTTCGACGGATTCGACAGTGCGATCGCCGATATCTACGAAGCGCGCACCGGCATGAAGCGCAAGGATATCGAAAAGCTCATGGACGCGGAAACCTTCATGGGACCGTCCGAAGCCGTCGAGAAGGGCTTCGCCGATACCGTCGACAATGCCATCGACAGTTCTTCTTCGGCCAACACCAAGAACATGGATCGCGGGCTGATGGCCCGCCGCCAGACAGAGGCCGCGCTAGCGAGAGCCGGCTTTACCCGAGACAAACGCTCCGAGCTCCTGTCCGAGATCGGAGCATCCGCGGCCCCGCGAGATGCAAGCCGCCACTCCGCCGCGCGCGATGCAGGCATAGACCTGGCTGCCATCCGGCAGCTGATCGAAACGATCCGAACCTGA
- a CDS encoding head-tail connector protein, with translation MLRPVRITPPAVSPVSIDEARAHCRVDSDDDDAVILALIDAAVSHLDGWSGVLGRCLIDQDWRISFGDWPACRFMRLPLPDVSAATVKYFDSDNVEQTVSASLFTSIEDERGTVVRFGDSFTFPSVYDDRSDGVRVEFTAGYGAAATDVPPAIRTAILLMVAHWYNNREASAEGPQSEIPFGVSALIAPFRRVGV, from the coding sequence ATGCTCCGCCCAGTCCGTATCACGCCTCCTGCCGTGAGCCCGGTATCGATCGACGAGGCCCGCGCGCATTGCCGGGTCGACAGCGATGACGACGATGCCGTCATCTTGGCATTGATCGACGCAGCCGTTTCGCATCTGGACGGATGGTCCGGTGTGCTTGGGCGGTGCCTGATCGACCAGGACTGGCGGATCAGTTTCGGCGACTGGCCGGCATGCCGGTTCATGCGGTTGCCGCTTCCCGACGTCTCTGCCGCCACGGTCAAGTATTTCGACAGCGACAATGTGGAGCAGACCGTGTCTGCCTCGCTTTTCACCAGCATTGAAGACGAGCGAGGGACTGTCGTTCGTTTCGGCGACAGCTTCACCTTTCCGAGCGTCTACGACGACCGCAGCGACGGTGTGCGGGTCGAGTTCACGGCCGGATATGGCGCGGCGGCCACCGACGTGCCGCCGGCAATCCGCACGGCGATCCTGCTCATGGTCGCGCACTGGTACAACAACCGCGAGGCTTCGGCCGAGGGGCCGCAATCGGAAATTCCCTTCGGTGTGTCGGCACTGATCGCACCGTTCCGGCGCGTCGGCGTCTAG
- a CDS encoding terminase large subunit, which yields MDTAWVPASTWSTAVPDWKERIRNRRPLVPDLPLYDAVAEKALRIFKRLRVPDIIGNPTYGEVCDDWVFDFVRVVFGSYDPETKRRALREFFLLVPKKNGKSSIAAAIIVTAAILNERPEAELLLIAPTKQIADISFKQAAGIIRLDDELSKLFHLQDHLKKITHLNTLAVIVVKAAAADVITGSKATYILIDETHVFATIAKAADIFVEIRGSLAARPDGFLLQITTQSKTPPAGVFKAELQKARDVRDGLFDFPMLAVLYELPPEDAVNGGWKRRETWGLVNPNLNRSVNEDYLAGEIATAEREGPEKLALIASQHFNVEIGLGLHADRWAGAAYWEGAGDKELTLDHIIAECDVCVVGIDGGGLDDLMAASVIGRHAKTRVWLHWVRAWAYPDVFERRKEIAPRLRDFEKDGDLVVCEDPDQDIAEIVDICERLHLAGLLPERAGIGLDAFGIASLLDALAERGMAGELTMAVGQGWKLQSAVTTLPRKLKDRTMRHCGQPLMAWAVGNAKTELKGSNYIVTKQAAGASKIDPLMATFNAAMLMFLNPEANGLSVYRDRGLLVM from the coding sequence ATGGACACGGCATGGGTGCCGGCTTCGACCTGGTCGACGGCGGTTCCGGATTGGAAGGAGCGAATCCGCAACCGCCGGCCGCTCGTCCCGGACTTGCCGCTCTACGATGCGGTTGCCGAAAAGGCACTCCGCATCTTCAAGCGGCTGCGGGTTCCGGACATCATCGGAAACCCGACCTACGGAGAGGTTTGCGACGACTGGGTCTTCGATTTCGTTCGCGTCGTCTTCGGCAGCTATGATCCGGAGACGAAACGCCGGGCACTGCGGGAGTTCTTCCTGCTGGTGCCGAAGAAGAACGGGAAGTCGTCGATTGCCGCGGCCATCATCGTTACTGCGGCCATCCTGAACGAACGACCGGAAGCGGAATTGCTGCTAATCGCTCCGACGAAGCAGATCGCGGATATTTCCTTCAAGCAAGCGGCCGGTATCATCCGGTTGGACGACGAACTATCGAAGCTTTTTCATCTTCAGGATCACCTGAAGAAGATCACGCACCTGAACACGCTTGCGGTCATCGTCGTCAAGGCCGCTGCGGCTGACGTCATCACCGGATCGAAGGCGACCTACATCCTGATCGACGAGACGCATGTCTTCGCAACGATCGCCAAGGCCGCCGATATCTTCGTCGAAATCCGTGGTTCGCTTGCAGCCCGCCCTGACGGGTTCCTGCTCCAGATCACGACGCAGTCGAAGACGCCGCCGGCAGGCGTGTTCAAGGCGGAACTCCAGAAGGCTCGCGACGTTCGCGACGGGCTCTTCGATTTTCCGATGCTCGCCGTCCTTTACGAGCTGCCGCCGGAAGATGCGGTAAACGGTGGATGGAAGCGGCGCGAAACGTGGGGTCTGGTCAATCCGAACCTCAACCGCTCGGTCAATGAGGACTATCTCGCCGGAGAGATAGCGACAGCCGAGCGCGAAGGTCCGGAAAAGCTGGCGCTGATCGCTTCGCAGCACTTCAACGTCGAGATCGGTCTCGGTCTGCATGCCGATCGATGGGCCGGCGCCGCCTACTGGGAGGGGGCTGGCGACAAGGAACTCACGCTCGATCACATCATTGCCGAGTGCGATGTGTGCGTGGTGGGGATCGACGGCGGCGGGCTCGACGACTTGATGGCGGCGTCTGTCATAGGCCGTCATGCCAAGACACGGGTATGGCTTCACTGGGTTCGTGCCTGGGCCTATCCGGATGTCTTTGAACGGCGCAAGGAAATCGCGCCTCGCCTGCGCGACTTCGAAAAGGATGGCGACCTGGTCGTCTGTGAAGATCCCGATCAGGACATCGCCGAAATCGTGGATATCTGCGAGCGGCTGCATCTGGCGGGCCTCCTGCCCGAGCGCGCCGGTATCGGCCTAGATGCATTCGGGATCGCGAGCCTGCTGGACGCACTTGCAGAGCGAGGCATGGCAGGTGAGCTTACAATGGCCGTTGGCCAGGGATGGAAGCTCCAGTCGGCAGTCACGACGCTGCCGCGCAAACTGAAGGACAGAACCATGCGCCATTGCGGCCAGCCGCTGATGGCATGGGCTGTCGGCAATGCGAAGACAGAGCTCAAGGGCTCAAACTACATCGTCACGAAGCAGGCGGCCGGCGCGTCGAAGATCGACCCGCTGATGGCAACTTTCAACGCGGCGATGCTGATGTTTCTTAATCCCGAGGCCAATGGGCTTTCGGTTTACCGCGATCGCGGTCTTCTCGTGATGTGA
- a CDS encoding head-tail adaptor protein, producing the protein MTGAGDLRERVAFDARAAVDDGHGNERSDFVEQFPCRASFTPLRGGETVIASRLEGRQPVVVRVRASSKTRRIATDWRMRDLRTGFVYAVRSVIETSDRTWVDVTVESGVAA; encoded by the coding sequence ATGACCGGCGCCGGGGATCTCCGCGAGCGGGTGGCGTTCGATGCCCGCGCCGCCGTCGACGACGGCCACGGCAATGAGCGGTCTGACTTCGTCGAGCAGTTTCCTTGCCGGGCCTCGTTCACACCGCTTCGCGGTGGAGAGACGGTGATCGCCTCCCGGCTCGAAGGGCGGCAACCGGTCGTCGTGCGTGTTCGTGCCTCGTCGAAGACGAGGCGGATTGCGACCGACTGGCGGATGCGCGATCTGCGCACCGGCTTTGTCTACGCCGTGCGGTCGGTCATCGAGACATCGGACCGGACGTGGGTCGACGTAACGGTCGAAAGCGGCGTGGCGGCATGA
- a CDS encoding phage portal protein yields MQPQAAYQDKGGGVVISTPQELEAAMRGGSMTGAGLAVTPDRAMRVAAVYACVRIRSGVVANMPLHIKRRIDERTREDASDDPLWKIFRRRPNRWQTPAQFKRMMQAHLLLRGNAYAMIVKSRQSVIELIPMHPDRVKPRQNDDLSISYTYTRKDGKQITLAQSEVFHLVGLTLDGVVGVSVITYARETIGLSMSMDNYGASVFKNGARPSVVLKHPNKLGPEGVEFLRASLDNYRAGGESEGKALILEEGMSTEQLSMTSEDAQWIESRKFSRTDISMFFGVPPHMIGDTEKSSSWGTGIEVQTQGFLTFSAEDDLTTWEETINRDLIPEESNLYAKFNRAALVRADIKARWEAHVKALQWGVSSPNEIRALEDMNPREGGDVFYPPPNTAGGKSDGGGNEPAQDPESR; encoded by the coding sequence GTGCAGCCGCAAGCTGCTTATCAGGACAAGGGCGGCGGCGTCGTCATCTCGACGCCACAGGAACTGGAGGCGGCCATGCGCGGCGGCTCCATGACCGGAGCCGGGCTCGCGGTTACACCGGATCGGGCAATGCGCGTTGCCGCAGTCTACGCATGTGTCCGGATCCGCTCCGGCGTCGTCGCCAACATGCCGCTGCACATCAAGCGGCGGATCGACGAACGGACGCGCGAGGATGCGTCGGACGACCCGCTTTGGAAGATCTTCCGGCGCCGTCCGAACCGATGGCAGACGCCTGCCCAGTTCAAGCGGATGATGCAGGCGCATCTCCTGTTGCGCGGCAATGCCTATGCAATGATCGTGAAGTCGCGCCAAAGCGTGATCGAACTGATTCCCATGCACCCCGACAGGGTCAAGCCCCGCCAGAACGACGACCTGTCGATCAGCTATACTTATACGCGCAAGGATGGAAAACAGATCACGCTCGCGCAAAGCGAGGTTTTCCACCTCGTCGGATTGACGCTCGACGGTGTGGTCGGTGTGTCCGTGATCACATATGCTCGCGAGACCATCGGACTCTCGATGTCCATGGACAATTACGGCGCTTCCGTCTTCAAGAACGGCGCGCGCCCGAGCGTCGTGCTGAAGCACCCGAACAAACTCGGACCGGAGGGCGTCGAATTCCTCCGCGCCAGTCTGGACAACTATCGAGCCGGCGGGGAGAGCGAAGGCAAGGCGCTGATCCTCGAAGAGGGAATGTCGACCGAGCAGCTTTCGATGACATCCGAGGATGCTCAATGGATCGAAAGCCGGAAATTCTCACGCACCGATATCTCCATGTTCTTCGGCGTGCCGCCACACATGATCGGCGACACCGAAAAATCATCTTCCTGGGGGACCGGCATCGAAGTGCAGACACAGGGGTTTCTGACCTTCAGCGCCGAGGATGACCTGACGACATGGGAAGAGACGATAAACAGGGACCTCATTCCGGAAGAGAGCAATCTGTACGCAAAGTTCAACAGGGCTGCACTGGTGCGCGCCGACATCAAGGCCAGATGGGAAGCGCACGTAAAAGCCCTGCAGTGGGGCGTTTCGAGCCCGAACGAAATCCGCGCGCTCGAAGACATGAACCCGAGGGAAGGTGGAGATGTTTTCTACCCGCCGCCGAATACCGCCGGCGGCAAGAGTGATGGTGGCGGCAATGAGCCAGCCCAAGACCCTGAAAGCCGTTAG
- a CDS encoding phage tail tube protein — protein sequence MARATTENFHQMVVEIETNTPGVYSKICGLTSRGVNRTSNMSTSEVPDCDDESLPAAVERAVQSQEVTISGTGVWASQSHGTMIDWWYSGATKNIRIGHLNAAVGETEYETGPAYLVNLNNSAERGAKVTAEIDIQFDGLPTRTAKA from the coding sequence ATGGCACGCGCAACGACTGAAAACTTCCATCAGATGGTCGTGGAGATCGAAACCAACACTCCCGGCGTCTACTCGAAGATCTGCGGGCTCACCTCGCGTGGGGTCAACCGGACGTCGAACATGTCGACCTCCGAGGTTCCGGACTGCGACGACGAAAGCCTTCCCGCCGCGGTCGAGCGGGCCGTGCAGTCGCAGGAAGTGACGATCTCCGGGACAGGTGTGTGGGCTTCGCAGAGCCACGGCACGATGATCGACTGGTGGTATTCCGGCGCGACGAAGAACATCCGCATCGGCCACCTCAACGCCGCCGTCGGCGAGACGGAATACGAGACGGGCCCGGCCTATCTCGTCAACCTGAACAACTCCGCGGAACGGGGTGCGAAAGTGACGGCCGAGATCGACATCCAGTTCGACGGCCTGCCGACCCGCACCGCGAAGGCCTGA
- a CDS encoding DUF6950 family protein, with translation MGTEELTRVADWRRQFDRACDRLRLEPFSWGDNDCAVGLAGNLVLALTGVDVASAYRRRYTTAIGALRVLRNSGHASLGDLAASLLPEHAHPSMARVGDIVTVTDGSAIGEVLGVVNGERIFVMTARGFGTVDRSRATRAFKVG, from the coding sequence GTGGGGACAGAAGAGCTGACGAGGGTCGCCGACTGGCGGCGGCAGTTCGATCGCGCCTGCGACCGGCTGCGGCTGGAGCCGTTCTCGTGGGGCGACAATGATTGCGCCGTGGGGCTTGCCGGAAACCTCGTCCTGGCGCTGACGGGCGTCGACGTGGCATCGGCCTATCGCCGGCGCTACACGACCGCGATCGGCGCTCTTCGCGTGCTGCGCAACAGCGGCCATGCGAGCCTCGGCGACCTCGCCGCATCGCTTCTCCCGGAACACGCCCACCCCAGCATGGCGCGTGTCGGCGACATCGTCACTGTGACCGACGGCAGCGCGATCGGCGAAGTGCTCGGCGTCGTCAACGGCGAGCGAATTTTCGTGATGACCGCCCGCGGCTTCGGGACGGTCGACCGTTCACGCGCCACAAGGGCATTCAAGGTCGGCTGA
- a CDS encoding gene transfer agent family protein, with protein MRGVDLTWAGGEHTFLLTIDLLRALQDKCDAGPQHILERLASGRWMVNDITETIRFGLEGGGLAKDKARELVRLHVEDRPLTEAIPIAQGILMAVLFGPGDDVPGEGEAGTAATRPRRSRAENGGSHTSTNGPESSIAT; from the coding sequence ATGCGGGGCGTCGATCTCACATGGGCCGGCGGCGAGCATACATTCCTGCTCACCATCGATCTTCTTCGCGCGCTGCAGGACAAATGCGACGCCGGGCCCCAGCATATCCTCGAACGGCTCGCCAGCGGCCGATGGATGGTCAACGACATCACCGAGACGATCCGCTTCGGGCTGGAAGGCGGCGGGCTTGCCAAGGACAAGGCCCGCGAGCTGGTGCGCCTGCATGTGGAGGACCGTCCGCTCACCGAGGCGATACCGATTGCACAGGGTATCCTGATGGCGGTGTTGTTCGGACCGGGAGACGACGTGCCGGGGGAGGGCGAGGCGGGGACGGCGGCGACGAGGCCGCGCCGCTCCCGCGCGGAAAATGGCGGTTCTCACACTTCTACCAATGGGCCGGAATCGTCCATCGCGACATAG
- a CDS encoding HK97-gp10 family putative phage morphogenesis protein has product MSVQGLDRLHRKLTRTIPERVLARVREAMEQAAEEAVDVIRSLAPEDSGALKDSIGWTWGDAPKGSIALLTSKRTAGGMRITIYAGGGDAFYARFVEFGTSPHVNKGKFAGTQNPGMAAQPFFFPGWRMVRRKAKRRMTGAIRKAIKEGAR; this is encoded by the coding sequence ATGAGCGTTCAGGGTCTGGACAGGCTTCACCGCAAGCTCACCCGCACCATTCCGGAAAGGGTTCTGGCGCGCGTCCGCGAGGCGATGGAGCAGGCGGCCGAGGAAGCTGTCGATGTCATCAGGAGCCTGGCTCCGGAAGACAGCGGGGCGCTGAAAGACAGCATCGGGTGGACATGGGGCGATGCGCCAAAGGGCAGTATCGCACTCCTGACCAGCAAGCGCACCGCTGGCGGCATGCGCATCACCATATATGCCGGCGGCGGCGATGCCTTTTATGCGCGCTTCGTCGAATTCGGAACTTCTCCGCACGTCAACAAGGGCAAGTTCGCGGGAACGCAGAATCCCGGAATGGCGGCGCAGCCATTCTTCTTTCCGGGCTGGCGCATGGTTCGCCGGAAAGCAAAGCGCCGCATGACCGGAGCGATCCGTAAAGCGATCAAGGAAGGTGCCAGATGA